The proteins below come from a single Ruegeria sp. THAF33 genomic window:
- the preA gene encoding NAD-dependent dihydropyrimidine dehydrogenase subunit PreA — translation MADLTTNFLGISSPNPFWLASAPPTDKEYNVRRAFEAGWGGVVWKTLGAEGPPVVNVNGPRYGAIYGADRRLLGLNNIELITDRPLEVNLEEMARVKSDYPDRALIASIMVPCEEEAWKAILPRVAETGADGIELNFGCPHGMSERGMGSAVGQVPEYIEMVTRWCKQYYDRPVIVKLTPNITDIRKPAAAARNGGADAVSLINTINSITSVNLDTFSPEPSIDGKGSHGGYCGPAVKPIALSMVSEIARAEATRGLPISGIGGVTTWRDAAEFISLGCGNVQVCTAAMTYGFKIIDELTAGLSEWMDEKGYSSIDEVIGRAVPNVTDWQYLNLNYVAKAKINQDQCIKCGRCYAACEDTSHQAISMSEDRVFEVMDDECVACNLCVDVCPIEGCIDMVPMAAGEVDPRTGKEVQPTYANWTTHPNNPMAKAAE, via the coding sequence ATGGCCGATCTGACGACAAACTTTCTGGGTATTTCCAGCCCCAACCCGTTCTGGCTGGCCTCTGCGCCGCCGACGGACAAGGAATACAATGTGCGCCGTGCATTTGAGGCCGGGTGGGGCGGGGTTGTCTGGAAAACGCTGGGCGCCGAAGGACCTCCGGTTGTGAACGTGAATGGCCCGCGCTATGGCGCAATCTACGGGGCCGACCGCCGTTTGCTGGGCCTGAACAATATCGAGCTGATCACGGATCGCCCTCTCGAAGTGAACCTCGAGGAAATGGCGCGGGTCAAATCCGATTACCCGGATCGCGCCTTGATCGCGTCGATCATGGTTCCGTGCGAGGAAGAAGCATGGAAGGCCATTCTGCCACGCGTGGCAGAAACCGGTGCGGACGGGATCGAGCTGAACTTCGGCTGCCCTCATGGGATGAGCGAACGCGGCATGGGCTCGGCCGTGGGGCAGGTTCCGGAATATATCGAGATGGTCACGCGCTGGTGCAAACAGTATTACGACCGCCCGGTCATCGTTAAGCTTACGCCGAACATCACTGACATCCGCAAACCGGCTGCGGCAGCCAGAAACGGTGGCGCGGATGCGGTGTCGCTGATCAACACCATCAATTCGATCACCAGCGTCAATCTGGACACGTTCAGCCCTGAACCGTCCATTGACGGCAAAGGCAGCCACGGTGGGTATTGCGGCCCCGCCGTCAAGCCCATTGCATTGTCGATGGTGTCCGAGATCGCGCGGGCCGAGGCGACGCGGGGCCTGCCGATTTCCGGCATCGGCGGCGTCACCACTTGGCGTGACGCGGCCGAGTTCATCTCGTTGGGTTGCGGCAACGTTCAGGTGTGCACCGCTGCGATGACTTATGGCTTCAAGATCATCGACGAACTGACGGCAGGGCTGTCGGAATGGATGGATGAGAAGGGTTATTCCAGCATAGATGAAGTGATCGGACGTGCGGTGCCCAATGTCACCGACTGGCAGTATCTGAACCTCAACTACGTCGCCAAGGCGAAGATCAATCAGGATCAGTGCATCAAGTGTGGCCGGTGTTATGCGGCCTGCGAAGACACCAGCCACCAGGCGATTTCCATGTCCGAGGACCGCGTCTTTGAGGTGATGGATGACGAATGCGTCGCCTGCAACCTCTGCGTCGATGTTTGTCCGATCGAAGGCTGCATCGATATGGTGCCGATGGCAGCGGGCGAGGTTGATCCCCGGACCGGAAAAGAAGTTCAGCCAACCTATGCGAACTGGACGACGCATCCGAACAACCCGATGGCCAAGGCGGCCGAATGA
- a CDS encoding NAD(P)-dependent oxidoreductase: MAQGQMAPGIVAGRLSSDELTSNFTDLHPPLAQHEAAVAADRCYFCYDAPCVTACPTDIDIPLFIRQIQAGQPQSAGRTILEQNILGGMCARVCPTETLCEEACVREAAEGKPVEIGRLQRFATDEIMASGVHPFERAPSTGKTVAVVGAGPAGLACAHRLAMLGHDVVIHESKLKPGGLNEYGIAAYKSTNDFAQAEVDWLLKIGGIAIETGSVLGESISLDGLVENYDAVFLSIGLAGVNALRAGGVDKDGVRAAVDFISDVRQASDLADLPVGRNVVVIGGGMTAVDAAVKSKLLGAENVTIAYRRGRDAMGASRYEQDLAASHGVRIMTNVQPVAIHGNGTATEIELEYTSSQNGQLIGTGETIRLQADQVLKAIGQTLEGAPEGLTLDGNKIAVSGAGRTSLAGVWAGGDCAAGGEDLTVTAVAEGRDAAMDIHATLVS; encoded by the coding sequence ATGGCACAGGGCCAGATGGCACCCGGTATCGTAGCCGGGCGGCTTTCAAGCGATGAGCTGACCTCGAATTTCACCGATCTGCACCCGCCGCTTGCGCAGCATGAGGCCGCAGTAGCCGCAGATCGCTGTTATTTCTGCTATGACGCGCCATGCGTGACGGCCTGTCCAACGGATATCGATATCCCGTTGTTCATTCGCCAGATTCAAGCCGGTCAACCGCAATCAGCAGGGCGCACGATTCTGGAACAGAATATTCTGGGCGGAATGTGCGCTCGGGTCTGTCCAACCGAAACGCTGTGCGAAGAGGCCTGCGTTCGCGAGGCCGCCGAAGGCAAACCGGTTGAGATCGGGCGCCTGCAACGTTTCGCCACCGATGAAATCATGGCCTCGGGTGTGCATCCGTTTGAACGTGCGCCTTCGACCGGCAAGACAGTTGCCGTTGTGGGGGCCGGGCCTGCGGGTCTGGCCTGTGCCCATCGGCTGGCGATGCTGGGCCATGACGTGGTGATCCACGAAAGCAAGCTCAAACCCGGCGGCCTGAATGAATATGGTATCGCGGCCTATAAATCGACCAACGATTTTGCACAGGCCGAGGTGGACTGGCTGCTGAAAATCGGAGGGATTGCAATCGAGACCGGTTCGGTTTTGGGCGAAAGCATCTCATTGGATGGGCTGGTCGAAAACTACGACGCGGTGTTTCTGTCCATCGGTCTTGCCGGTGTCAACGCCTTGCGTGCAGGCGGCGTCGACAAGGACGGTGTGCGGGCCGCGGTCGATTTCATATCGGACGTGCGGCAGGCCAGCGACCTTGCCGATCTGCCCGTTGGACGGAATGTGGTCGTCATCGGCGGGGGCATGACGGCTGTGGATGCCGCCGTGAAATCCAAGCTTCTGGGCGCCGAAAACGTCACGATTGCCTATCGCCGCGGCCGGGATGCCATGGGGGCCAGCCGGTACGAGCAGGACCTGGCAGCGTCGCATGGCGTTCGGATCATGACCAATGTTCAGCCGGTGGCCATCCACGGCAATGGTACCGCGACCGAGATCGAGCTGGAATATACATCCAGCCAGAACGGTCAGCTCATCGGCACCGGAGAAACGATCCGCTTGCAGGCCGATCAGGTTCTCAAGGCCATTGGACAGACCTTGGAGGGCGCGCCCGAAGGCCTGACGCTGGATGGCAACAAGATCGCCGTCAGCGGCGCTGGCCGAACCTCCTTGGCTGGTGTCTGGGCCGGCGGTGACTGCGCTGCGGGCGGCGAAGATTTGACCGTAACGGCCGTTGCCGAAGGTCGGGACGCAGCGATGGACATCCACGCAACGCTCGTTTCGTGA
- a CDS encoding Zn-dependent hydrolase yields MAAPAQNLRINGDRLWDSLMEMAKIGPGVAGGNNRQTLTDEDAEGRALFQKWCEEAGCTMGLDQMGNMFARREGTDPDALPVYVGSHLDTQPTGGKFDGVLGVLGGLELIRTLNDLGIKTKHPIVATNWTNEEGTRYAPAMLSSGVFAGMHTQDWAYNREDAEGKKFGDELNRIGWRGDEEVGARKMHAFFELHIEQGPILEAEGKDIGVVTHGQGLSWTQITVTGKDAHTGSTPMPMRKNAGLAMARILEKVDEIAWSHAPHAVGAAGHIDVYPNSRNVIPGKVVFTVDFRSPELEVITDMENRLRVAAEDIVDEMGLQIEFEKVGGFDPVKFDDACVSAVRNAAERLGYSHTDIISGAGHDACWINRVAPTAMIMCPCVDGLSHNEAEEISKEWAAAGADVLLHAVVETAEIVE; encoded by the coding sequence ATGGCAGCTCCGGCGCAGAATCTCAGGATCAATGGCGACAGGTTGTGGGACAGCCTGATGGAGATGGCCAAGATCGGCCCGGGTGTCGCTGGTGGCAACAATCGCCAGACCTTGACGGATGAGGACGCGGAAGGCCGCGCCTTGTTCCAGAAATGGTGCGAGGAAGCAGGGTGCACCATGGGGCTTGACCAGATGGGCAACATGTTTGCCCGCCGCGAAGGCACTGACCCGGACGCGCTGCCGGTTTACGTGGGATCGCATCTGGATACGCAGCCGACAGGCGGTAAGTTTGACGGCGTGCTGGGTGTCCTGGGAGGGCTGGAACTGATCCGGACGCTGAACGACCTGGGGATCAAGACGAAACATCCGATCGTCGCCACCAACTGGACAAACGAAGAAGGCACGCGTTACGCGCCGGCGATGCTGTCTTCGGGCGTATTTGCCGGGATGCACACGCAAGACTGGGCATACAACCGCGAAGATGCTGAGGGCAAAAAGTTCGGGGATGAGCTGAACCGGATCGGCTGGCGTGGTGATGAAGAGGTGGGCGCCCGCAAGATGCACGCGTTCTTTGAACTGCATATCGAACAGGGCCCGATCCTTGAAGCCGAAGGCAAGGATATCGGCGTCGTCACCCATGGTCAGGGGCTGAGCTGGACGCAGATCACGGTAACAGGCAAGGACGCGCATACCGGATCGACACCGATGCCGATGCGCAAGAATGCCGGGCTGGCCATGGCGCGGATCCTGGAGAAAGTCGACGAGATCGCATGGTCTCATGCTCCGCATGCGGTGGGCGCGGCGGGGCATATCGATGTCTACCCGAACTCACGCAATGTGATCCCGGGCAAGGTGGTGTTTACGGTCGATTTCCGCTCGCCCGAGCTGGAGGTGATCACCGACATGGAAAACCGCCTGCGGGTGGCTGCCGAGGACATCGTTGACGAAATGGGTCTTCAGATCGAATTCGAGAAAGTCGGCGGGTTCGATCCGGTGAAATTTGACGATGCTTGCGTATCGGCCGTGCGAAACGCAGCCGAACGGCTGGGCTATTCGCACACTGATATCATCTCGGGCGCGGGGCATGATGCCTGCTGGATCAACCGGGTTGCGCCGACCGCGATGATCATGTGCCCCTGTGTTGACGGGCTGAGCCACAATGAAGCCGAAGAAATCAGCAAGGAATGGGCCGCAGCCGGGGCGGATGTACTGCTGCATGCCGTGGTCGAGACTGCCGAAATCGTGGAATAG
- a CDS encoding TetR family transcriptional regulator C-terminal domain-containing protein — translation MPKDRAPTRIQKKNRAAILEAALNVFSAHGFRGATVDQIAAEAGLSKPNLLYYFPSKEAIHTELLSGLLDTWLAPLHDLDANGDPMEEILAYIRRKLQMSQELPRESRLFANELVQGAPRIHDALSNDLKTLVDEKVTILTGWMDQGKIARVHPYHLVFSIWALTQHYADFDVQVRAILGNEDPFEGAETFVDTLYRKLLSP, via the coding sequence ATGCCAAAAGACCGCGCACCAACCCGTATTCAGAAAAAGAACCGCGCCGCGATTCTAGAGGCCGCTCTGAACGTGTTTTCAGCCCACGGGTTTCGCGGCGCAACCGTAGACCAGATCGCGGCAGAAGCAGGTCTGAGCAAGCCGAACCTGCTGTACTATTTCCCATCAAAAGAAGCGATCCATACTGAATTGCTGTCCGGCCTGCTGGATACCTGGCTGGCTCCGCTGCATGATCTGGACGCCAATGGCGATCCGATGGAGGAAATCCTGGCATACATTCGGCGCAAGTTGCAGATGAGTCAGGAGCTACCACGGGAAAGCCGCCTTTTTGCCAACGAGCTTGTACAGGGCGCGCCGCGTATTCACGATGCATTGTCCAATGACCTCAAGACACTGGTCGACGAAAAGGTCACGATCCTTACCGGCTGGATGGATCAGGGAAAAATCGCGCGGGTGCACCCCTACCACCTGGTGTTTTCGATCTGGGCCTTGACGCAGCACTATGCAGATTTCGATGTTCAGGTTCGTGCAATTCTGGGCAACGAAGATCCGTTCGAGGGCGCAGAAACTTTTGTTGACACGTTGTACCGCAAACTTCTGAGCCCCTGA
- a CDS encoding methyltransferase domain-containing protein, with the protein MSQIEQAVAQHYTTGALTERVRAALEASGIDPDAATVADLKAGDEFHTGGVLATDNLFAQLSPTHATRVLDVGCGIGGTSRYIVDKYDSTVTGVDLTPEFVETATALSDLVGHSEKTSFHVGSALDMPVPDAGFDLAVMMHVGMNIEDKAGLFAEVSRVLATGGTFALFDVMGGEVDEPLDFPLPWSTLPETSFVHAPEVYKDAAAAAGLELVAETDRTAFAIQFFEDVFAKIAETGPAPLGIHLMMGETAPEKFQNYVKNLKAGRIRPTEMIFKKTG; encoded by the coding sequence ATGTCCCAGATCGAACAAGCCGTTGCTCAACACTATACCACCGGTGCACTGACCGAACGCGTCCGCGCGGCGCTTGAGGCCAGCGGCATCGACCCGGATGCGGCCACGGTCGCTGATCTGAAGGCGGGGGATGAATTCCATACAGGCGGCGTTCTTGCGACCGACAACCTGTTTGCGCAACTTTCCCCGACCCATGCGACACGCGTTCTGGATGTCGGATGCGGTATCGGAGGCACATCCCGGTACATAGTGGACAAATATGACTCAACGGTGACAGGGGTCGATCTGACGCCCGAGTTCGTGGAAACCGCAACTGCGCTCAGCGATCTGGTCGGACATTCCGAAAAGACCAGCTTTCACGTTGGCAGTGCTCTGGACATGCCTGTGCCGGATGCCGGGTTCGACCTTGCCGTCATGATGCATGTGGGCATGAATATCGAAGACAAAGCGGGGCTGTTTGCGGAAGTGTCACGTGTTCTGGCCACCGGTGGCACCTTTGCCCTGTTCGACGTCATGGGCGGAGAGGTGGATGAGCCGCTGGATTTTCCGCTTCCCTGGTCCACTTTGCCGGAAACCTCCTTTGTTCACGCGCCGGAGGTATACAAAGACGCCGCGGCCGCGGCTGGTCTTGAGCTGGTTGCCGAAACAGACCGCACTGCGTTTGCGATCCAGTTCTTCGAAGACGTGTTTGCCAAGATAGCCGAGACCGGACCAGCGCCGCTGGGAATCCACCTGATGATGGGCGAAACGGCGCCCGAAAAGTTCCAAAACTACGTCAAAAACCTCAAGGCCGGGCGTATTCGCCCGACCGAAATGATATTCAAAAAAACCGGCTGA